From a single Azospirillaceae bacterium genomic region:
- a CDS encoding copper resistance protein has protein sequence MDTLVDIFGYLTVVINGINLVAMTMAFGSVLFLACLALPLAPKLKLSADAVADAGARYARWGAIATAIATASSLTLNALVLAGTLGMPVLKVAGAFFIEAGIVQTLAAVAIAVAARGHMTRNRVITLTALALLMLVASLATSHAAARPGERVWMLLATFSHILGAGLWLGGLPAFLSSLGQAQSRDEGAAIGQRYSQLSITGVLLIVLGAIGIGVGFIGSWDGFYGTAYGAMAATKGAMLGLLLLLGLGNFLTIRRFAAGQGESLTRVRRFVEVEIAFAIAVLLAAGSITSQPPAIDLTDDRASWAEVVARLTPVIPPRLESPTHDSLAIPALQEKLDKEWQDHKASNRPEAFVPGAGELPPRNADDIAWSEYNHHWAGLAVLLVGLVALLERAGVRWARHWPLLFLVLAGFLFLRSDPETWPMGDVGFWDSFRDPEVVQHRTFVVLIVAFAIFEWGVRTGRWKNQSLALVFPILTTVGGDLLLTHNHAISNIKEQLLIELSHLFLAVLGVAAGAARWMQIRGTGRDARWAGWIWPVCFVLVGLLLLGYREA, from the coding sequence GTGGATACCCTTGTCGATATCTTCGGTTACCTGACCGTCGTCATCAACGGCATCAACCTGGTGGCCATGACCATGGCCTTCGGCAGCGTGCTGTTCCTGGCCTGCCTGGCCCTGCCGCTGGCGCCCAAGCTGAAGCTGTCCGCCGACGCGGTGGCGGATGCCGGGGCCCGCTATGCCCGCTGGGGCGCCATCGCCACCGCCATCGCCACGGCCTCGTCACTGACGCTGAACGCGTTGGTGCTGGCCGGCACGCTGGGCATGCCGGTGCTGAAGGTGGCCGGCGCCTTCTTCATCGAGGCCGGCATCGTCCAGACGCTGGCGGCCGTCGCCATCGCCGTGGCGGCGCGCGGCCACATGACCCGCAACCGCGTCATCACCCTGACGGCCCTGGCCCTGCTGATGCTGGTGGCGTCGCTGGCCACCAGCCATGCCGCCGCCCGGCCGGGTGAGCGCGTGTGGATGCTGCTGGCCACCTTCTCGCACATCCTGGGCGCCGGGCTGTGGCTGGGCGGCCTGCCGGCCTTCCTGTCGTCGCTGGGCCAGGCCCAGTCGCGCGATGAGGGGGCCGCCATCGGCCAGCGCTACAGCCAGCTGTCCATCACCGGCGTCCTTCTGATCGTGCTGGGCGCCATCGGTATCGGCGTCGGCTTCATCGGCAGCTGGGACGGCTTCTACGGCACCGCCTACGGCGCCATGGCGGCCACCAAGGGCGCCATGCTGGGCCTGCTGCTGCTGCTGGGCCTGGGCAATTTCCTGACCATCCGCCGCTTCGCCGCCGGCCAGGGCGAAAGCCTGACCCGCGTGCGCCGCTTCGTGGAGGTGGAGATCGCCTTCGCCATCGCCGTGCTGCTGGCCGCGGGTTCCATCACCTCGCAACCGCCGGCCATCGACCTGACGGACGACCGCGCCAGCTGGGCCGAGGTGGTGGCGCGGCTGACGCCCGTCATCCCGCCGCGCCTGGAAAGCCCCACCCACGACAGCCTGGCCATCCCCGCCTTGCAGGAGAAGCTGGACAAGGAATGGCAGGACCACAAGGCGTCCAACCGGCCGGAGGCCTTCGTGCCCGGTGCCGGCGAATTGCCGCCGCGCAACGCCGACGACATCGCCTGGTCGGAATACAACCACCACTGGGCAGGCCTGGCCGTGCTGCTGGTCGGCCTGGTGGCGCTGTTGGAACGGGCGGGCGTGCGCTGGGCCCGGCATTGGCCGCTGCTGTTCCTGGTGCTGGCGGGGTTCCTGTTCCTGCGGTCGGATCCGGAAACCTGGCCCATGGGCGACGTCGGCTTCTGGGACAGCTTCCGTGATCCGGAGGTGGTGCAGCACCGCACCTTCGTGGTGCTGATCGTGGCGTTCGCCATCTTCGAATGGGGGGTGCGGACCGGGCGGTGGAAGAACCAGTCCCTGGCCCTGGTCTTCCCCATCCTGACCACGGTGGGCGGCGACCTGCTGCTGACCCACAACCACGCCATCAGCAACATCAAGGAACAGCTGCTGATCGAACTCAGCCACCTGTTCCTGGCGGTGCTGGGCGTGGCGGCGGGTGCCGCGCGCTGGATGCAGATCCGGGGTACCGGCCGTGACGCCCGCTGGGCCGGCTGGATCTGGCCGGTGTGCTTCGTGCTGGTCGGCCTGCTGTTGCTGGGCTATCGCGAAGCCTGA
- a CDS encoding copper resistance protein CopC: MTFRTPVSHPSQPGRLRRLAGGLTLLAGMAVAPLLAPVVAQAHAIVIQSNPKVNDTLGIGGNVLTVHFNSRIDRARSKLTIIGSDKSETPVTMSDSPDDETLSGSVTLSIVGSYKLRWQVLAVDGHTTRGDIPFTVIQP, encoded by the coding sequence ATGACCTTCCGAACCCCTGTTTCCCACCCATCCCAGCCCGGGCGCCTGCGCCGGCTGGCCGGCGGCCTGACCCTCCTGGCCGGCATGGCCGTGGCCCCCCTGCTGGCCCCGGTGGTCGCGCAGGCGCATGCCATCGTCATCCAGAGCAATCCCAAGGTGAACGACACGCTGGGTATCGGCGGCAACGTCCTGACCGTGCACTTCAACAGCCGAATCGACCGCGCGCGGTCCAAGCTGACCATCATCGGTTCCGACAAGAGCGAGACCCCGGTGACGATGAGTGACAGCCCGGATGACGAGACCCTGAGCGGCAGCGTCACCCTGTCCATCGTCGGGTCGTACAAGCTGCGCTGGCAGGTACTGGCCGTGGACGGGCACACCACCCGCGGCGACATCCCCTTCACCGTCATCCAGCCGTAA
- the hpnH gene encoding adenosyl-hopene transferase HpnH, translating to MGIPLHQVVRIGSYLLKKRLTGVKRYPLVLMLEPLFRCNLACAGCGKIDYPDEILNQRLPLEDCLSAVDECGAPVVVIAGGEPLLHKEIDKMVEGIIAKKKYAILCTNALLMEKKMDLFKPSPYFTWSVHLDGDREAHDKSVCQKGTYDRAVAAIKAAKDRGFRVSINCTFFNDADPERVARFFDSVMEMGVEGITVSPGYAYERAPDQQHFLNRTATKTLFREIFKHGNGGKNWRFNQSAMFLDFLAGNQEYHCTPWGNPCRTYFGWQRPCYLLGEGYAKTFKELMEDTDWDKYGTGNYEKCADCMVHCGYEASAVTDTLTNPLKAAWVGLRGVKTTGAMAPEISLENQRPPEFVFSRHVEKALADIRARDPSKAAE from the coding sequence ATGGGTATTCCGCTGCATCAGGTCGTCCGTATCGGCTCGTATCTTCTCAAGAAGCGGCTGACGGGCGTGAAGCGCTACCCCTTGGTCCTCATGCTGGAACCATTGTTCCGTTGCAACCTGGCCTGTGCCGGCTGCGGCAAGATCGACTATCCGGACGAGATCCTGAACCAGCGACTGCCGCTGGAGGATTGCCTGTCGGCGGTGGATGAGTGTGGCGCGCCCGTGGTGGTGATTGCCGGCGGTGAGCCGCTGCTGCACAAAGAAATCGACAAGATGGTCGAAGGGATCATCGCCAAGAAGAAATACGCCATCCTGTGCACCAACGCGCTGCTGATGGAAAAGAAGATGGACCTGTTCAAGCCCAGTCCATACTTCACCTGGTCGGTGCACCTGGACGGCGACCGCGAGGCGCATGACAAGTCCGTCTGCCAGAAGGGCACCTACGACCGCGCCGTGGCGGCCATCAAGGCGGCGAAGGACCGGGGCTTCCGCGTCAGCATCAACTGCACCTTCTTCAACGACGCCGATCCGGAGCGCGTGGCCCGCTTCTTCGACAGCGTGATGGAGATGGGCGTGGAAGGCATCACCGTCTCGCCGGGCTATGCCTACGAGCGTGCGCCCGACCAGCAGCATTTCCTGAACCGCACCGCCACCAAGACCCTGTTCCGTGAGATCTTCAAGCACGGCAACGGTGGCAAGAACTGGCGGTTCAACCAGTCCGCCATGTTCCTGGACTTCCTGGCCGGCAACCAGGAATACCACTGCACGCCGTGGGGCAACCCCTGCCGCACCTATTTCGGCTGGCAGCGTCCCTGCTACCTCCTGGGTGAAGGCTACGCCAAGACCTTCAAGGAGCTGATGGAGGATACGGACTGGGACAAGTACGGCACCGGCAACTATGAGAAGTGCGCCGACTGCATGGTCCATTGCGGGTATGAGGCGTCGGCCGTGACCGACACCCTGACCAACCCGCTGAAGGCCGCCTGGGTGGGCCTGCGCGGTGTGAAGACCACCGGCGCCATGGCGCCGGAAATCAGCCTGGAAAACCAGCGCCCGCCGGAATTCGTCTTCTCACGCCATGTCGAGAAGGCGCTGGCTGACATCCGCGCGCGCGACCCCAGCAAAGCCGCCGAGTAA
- the shc gene encoding squalene--hopene cyclase produces MDVRMEAVPVGGDVGDARAGEGALQQSIDRAARVLMDSQAADGHWVFDLEADATIPAEYILLKHYLGEEPDPEVARRIGNYLRRIQGDHHGWPLFFKGAFNISASVKAYFALKAIGDDIDAPHMVRARQAIRDNGGAAATNVFTRIMLAQFGAVPWTAVPVMPVEIMLLPKWFPFHLSKVSYWARTVIVPLLVLMSLQSKAKNPHNLRIDELFLVPADKVRSWPKAPHVKKPWGEIFGVIDRVLRLARPFFPKKSRDRAVEKAVAFVRERLNGEDGLGAIYPAMANTVMMFDLLGWSPKHPEVATARYAIEKLLIIDEAADEAFCQPCVSPVWDTSLLCHAMMEVGTDEALARTGQALEWLKGEQVLDVVGDWAEQRPNVRPGGWAFQYGNDHYPDLDDTAVVVMAFQRAQPQLAAAGLPSDYGTTIARGAEWVEGLQSRNGGWGAFDADNTHYHLNYIPFSDHGALLDPPTSDVTGRCLGMIAQLGADRDSPAMKEAVAYLLDEQEKDGSWFGRWGVNYVYGTWSALNGLNAAGLAPDHPAMVRAVDWLVQIQNADGGWGEDCESYALDYRGYRPFPSTASQTAWALLGMMAAGAVDHPAVARGIAWLTKNQGTDGLWKEEFYSGGGFPRIFYLRYHGYSKYFPLWALARYRNLSQGNSKLVGYGL; encoded by the coding sequence ATGGATGTTCGTATGGAGGCCGTCCCGGTTGGCGGTGACGTGGGCGATGCCCGCGCCGGCGAAGGGGCGCTGCAGCAGTCGATCGACCGCGCCGCCCGCGTCCTGATGGACAGCCAGGCGGCCGATGGCCACTGGGTCTTCGACCTGGAGGCCGACGCCACCATCCCCGCCGAATACATTCTGCTGAAGCACTACCTGGGTGAGGAGCCGGATCCGGAGGTCGCGCGGCGCATCGGCAATTACCTGCGCCGCATCCAGGGCGACCACCACGGCTGGCCGCTGTTCTTCAAGGGCGCCTTCAACATCAGCGCCAGCGTAAAGGCCTATTTCGCGCTGAAGGCCATCGGCGACGACATCGACGCCCCCCACATGGTGCGTGCCCGCCAGGCCATCCGCGACAATGGCGGGGCCGCCGCCACCAACGTCTTCACCCGCATCATGCTGGCGCAGTTCGGCGCCGTGCCGTGGACCGCCGTCCCGGTGATGCCGGTCGAGATCATGCTGCTGCCCAAGTGGTTCCCCTTCCACCTGAGCAAGGTCAGCTATTGGGCGCGCACCGTCATCGTGCCGCTGCTGGTTCTGATGAGCCTGCAGTCCAAGGCCAAGAACCCGCATAACCTGCGCATCGATGAGCTGTTCCTGGTGCCGGCGGACAAGGTCAGGTCCTGGCCCAAGGCGCCGCACGTCAAGAAGCCCTGGGGCGAGATCTTCGGCGTCATCGACCGGGTGCTGCGCCTGGCCCGGCCCTTCTTCCCCAAGAAGAGCCGCGACCGGGCGGTGGAGAAGGCCGTGGCCTTCGTGCGCGAACGCCTGAACGGCGAGGACGGCCTGGGCGCCATTTATCCGGCCATGGCCAACACGGTCATGATGTTCGACCTGCTGGGCTGGTCGCCCAAGCACCCCGAGGTCGCGACCGCGCGCTACGCCATCGAGAAGCTGCTGATCATCGATGAGGCGGCGGACGAGGCCTTCTGCCAGCCCTGCGTCAGCCCCGTGTGGGATACCAGCCTGCTGTGCCACGCCATGATGGAAGTGGGCACGGATGAGGCGCTGGCGCGTACCGGCCAGGCGCTGGAATGGCTGAAGGGGGAGCAGGTGCTGGACGTGGTCGGCGACTGGGCGGAACAGCGCCCCAACGTCCGCCCCGGCGGCTGGGCCTTCCAGTACGGCAACGACCATTACCCCGACCTGGACGACACCGCCGTCGTCGTCATGGCCTTCCAGCGCGCGCAGCCGCAGCTGGCCGCCGCAGGCCTGCCTTCCGACTACGGCACCACCATCGCCCGCGGGGCGGAGTGGGTGGAGGGCCTGCAGAGCCGTAACGGCGGCTGGGGCGCGTTCGACGCCGACAACACCCATTACCACCTGAACTACATCCCCTTCTCCGACCACGGCGCCCTGCTGGATCCGCCCACGTCCGACGTCACCGGCCGCTGCCTGGGCATGATCGCCCAGCTGGGCGCCGACCGGGACAGCCCGGCGATGAAGGAGGCCGTGGCCTACCTGCTGGACGAGCAGGAGAAGGACGGCAGCTGGTTCGGCCGCTGGGGCGTCAACTACGTCTACGGCACCTGGTCGGCCCTGAACGGCCTGAACGCCGCCGGCCTGGCGCCGGACCATCCCGCCATGGTGCGGGCGGTGGACTGGCTGGTGCAGATCCAGAACGCCGACGGCGGCTGGGGCGAGGATTGCGAAAGCTACGCCCTGGACTACCGTGGCTATCGCCCCTTCCCCTCCACCGCGTCCCAGACCGCCTGGGCCCTGCTGGGCATGATGGCGGCCGGCGCTGTGGACCACCCGGCGGTGGCGCGCGGCATAGCCTGGCTGACGAAGAACCAGGGTACGGACGGGCTGTGGAAGGAAGAGTTCTACAGTGGCGGCGGTTTCCCGCGCATCTTCTACCTGCGCTACCACGGCTATTCGAAGTACTTCCCCCTGTGGGCGCTGGCGCGGTACCGCAACCTGTCGCAGGGCAACAGCAAGCTGGTCGGCTACGGCCTGTAA
- the hpnE gene encoding hydroxysqualene dehydroxylase HpnE: MTTAHPSTGPTVHVVGAGLAGLAAAVRLTEQGRRVRLYEAAAHAGGRCRSYDEPALGVRIDNGSHLVVSGNHAAMSYLRSTHGPGRAFGLEKVDYRFWDGATGRRWQVRPNEGKLPWWVLVPSRRVPGTTAADYLAGMKLMRADPLAPIGEVLSCSGPAWDNFFRPVLLAALNTEPEQSAAGLAGAIIRETLAQGGAAYQPLLASGGLSPVFVDPALDWLAANGAEIAWRRRLRGLTRDGQVATALDFGTETIALGPDDAVVLAVPAWVAADLLPGLTTPTEHRSILNVHFRLDRPADMPRMTGMINTVGEWAFAYDDHLSVTVSGADRLMESDREATARTIWGEIAALAGLPADAPLPPWQVVKEKRATFAALPTQAKRRPNATAAGKNLVLAGDWTATGLPSTIEGAIRSGFTAADALLRGA; encoded by the coding sequence ATGACCACCGCCCATCCATCCACCGGGCCGACGGTTCACGTCGTCGGCGCCGGCCTGGCCGGCTTGGCCGCCGCCGTCCGCCTGACCGAACAGGGCCGCCGCGTCCGCCTGTACGAAGCCGCCGCCCATGCCGGCGGCCGCTGCCGGTCCTATGACGAGCCCGCCCTGGGCGTGCGCATCGACAATGGCAGCCATCTGGTGGTCAGCGGCAACCATGCAGCCATGTCCTACCTGCGCAGCACGCACGGCCCCGGCCGCGCGTTCGGGCTGGAGAAAGTGGACTACCGGTTCTGGGACGGCGCCACCGGCCGCCGCTGGCAGGTGCGCCCCAACGAGGGCAAGCTGCCGTGGTGGGTGCTGGTGCCCTCACGCCGCGTGCCCGGCACCACCGCCGCCGACTATCTGGCCGGCATGAAGCTGATGCGTGCCGACCCGCTGGCGCCCATCGGTGAGGTGCTGTCCTGTTCCGGCCCGGCCTGGGACAATTTCTTCCGCCCCGTGCTGCTGGCCGCCTTGAATACCGAGCCGGAGCAGTCGGCCGCCGGTCTGGCCGGCGCCATCATCCGCGAGACCCTGGCCCAGGGCGGGGCGGCCTACCAGCCCCTGCTGGCCAGCGGCGGCCTGTCGCCCGTGTTCGTGGACCCGGCGCTGGACTGGCTGGCCGCCAACGGCGCCGAGATCGCCTGGCGCCGCCGCCTGCGCGGCCTGACGCGGGATGGCCAGGTCGCGACGGCACTTGATTTCGGCACCGAAACGATAGCGCTGGGCCCGGATGATGCGGTGGTCCTGGCCGTGCCCGCCTGGGTGGCGGCCGACCTGCTGCCGGGCCTGACCACGCCGACGGAACACCGGTCCATCCTGAACGTCCATTTCCGCCTGGACCGGCCGGCGGACATGCCCCGGATGACCGGCATGATCAACACGGTGGGCGAATGGGCCTTCGCCTATGACGACCACCTATCGGTGACGGTCAGCGGCGCCGACCGCCTGATGGAGTCGGACCGCGAGGCCACCGCCCGCACCATCTGGGGGGAGATCGCGGCCTTGGCCGGCCTGCCCGCCGACGCGCCCCTGCCCCCCTGGCAGGTGGTGAAAGAGAAGCGGGCGACCTTTGCCGCACTGCCGACGCAGGCAAAGCGTCGCCCGAATGCAACGGCCGCCGGAAAAAACCTTGTGTTGGCAGGGGATTGGACGGCTACCGGATTGCCTTCGACCATCGAAGGCGCCATACGTTCGGGATTCACCGCCGCGGATGCGTTGCTGCGCGGGGCGTGA
- the hpnD gene encoding presqualene diphosphate synthase HpnD, with protein sequence MTAAADMPANTQNETAARSASGSSFYTAMRVLPPAERDAMFHIYAFCRAVDDIADGDDPTIAASKTARREALDKWRRDIAALCAGKGPAELAALQAATQRFGLRYDDFIAVIDGMQMDLDADIQAPDMATLDLYCDRVASAVGRLSVRVFGMPEDSGIALSHHLGRALQLTNVLRDVDEDVAINRLYLPSELLRAQGITATDPATVAADPRVDGACRALAVRAAEHFAEAGRLLAAAPRRAARAPRLMRDVYKIYLDRLLVRGWAGPRPKVRLSKPHLLWVVLKAFLF encoded by the coding sequence ATGACCGCGGCCGCCGACATGCCCGCGAACACCCAGAACGAAACCGCCGCCAGGTCCGCCAGCGGCAGTTCGTTCTACACCGCCATGCGCGTGCTGCCGCCGGCCGAGCGCGACGCCATGTTCCACATCTACGCCTTCTGCCGGGCGGTGGACGACATCGCCGACGGCGACGACCCCACCATCGCCGCCAGCAAGACGGCCCGGCGCGAGGCGCTGGACAAGTGGCGCCGCGACATCGCCGCCCTCTGCGCCGGCAAGGGCCCCGCCGAACTGGCGGCGTTGCAGGCCGCCACCCAGCGTTTCGGCCTGCGCTACGACGACTTCATCGCCGTCATCGACGGCATGCAGATGGATTTGGACGCCGACATCCAGGCGCCGGACATGGCGACCCTGGACCTGTACTGCGACCGGGTGGCCAGCGCCGTGGGCCGCCTGTCGGTGCGCGTGTTCGGCATGCCGGAGGACAGCGGCATCGCCCTGTCCCACCATCTGGGCCGCGCCCTGCAACTGACCAACGTGCTGCGCGACGTGGATGAGGACGTGGCCATCAACCGCCTGTACCTGCCGTCGGAACTGCTGCGCGCCCAGGGCATCACCGCCACCGACCCCGCCACCGTGGCGGCCGATCCGCGCGTGGATGGCGCCTGCCGGGCGCTGGCCGTGCGCGCGGCCGAGCATTTCGCCGAGGCCGGCCGCCTGCTGGCGGCGGCCCCGCGCCGGGCCGCGCGCGCGCCCCGGCTGATGCGCGACGTTTACAAGATCTACCTGGACCGCCTGCTGGTGCGCGGCTGGGCCGGGCCCCGGCCCAAGGTCCGCCTGTCCAAGCCGCACCTGCTGTGGGTCGTGCTGAAGGCCTTCCTGTTCTGA
- the hpnC gene encoding squalene synthase HpnC yields MTAANHRTGKGHKDENFPVASLIIRPDARAPVMAYYAFARVADDVSDSPILAPDMKLKLLDAMGASLRGDRQNEPEAVALREVLAEYKLPDQHAQDLLTAFRRDVTQLRYTDWDDLIDYCRYSAMPVGRYVLDVHGESRDTWAASDALCAALQVINHLQDCGKDKRALDRVYIPLPMLIAEDLTPDALLEPVSPPALLDIIRHLAKRTDALLDQAEPLAAQVKDLRLAIEVAIIQRLARRLVQVLLTRDPLSQNVHLGKAATLCIAARATLSTLWRRLTGNGATAVAAGKKP; encoded by the coding sequence ATGACGGCAGCCAACCACCGCACCGGCAAGGGCCACAAGGACGAGAACTTCCCCGTCGCCTCGCTGATCATCCGTCCGGATGCGCGGGCGCCGGTGATGGCCTATTACGCCTTCGCCCGCGTGGCCGACGACGTGTCGGACAGCCCCATCCTGGCGCCGGACATGAAGCTGAAGCTGCTGGACGCCATGGGCGCCAGCCTGCGCGGCGACCGCCAGAACGAGCCGGAGGCCGTGGCCCTGCGCGAGGTGCTGGCCGAATACAAGCTGCCCGACCAGCATGCCCAGGATCTGCTGACCGCCTTCCGCCGCGACGTCACCCAACTGCGCTACACCGACTGGGACGACCTGATCGACTATTGCCGCTATTCCGCCATGCCGGTGGGGCGCTACGTCCTGGACGTGCACGGGGAGAGCCGCGACACCTGGGCGGCGTCCGACGCCCTGTGCGCCGCCCTGCAGGTCATCAACCACCTGCAGGATTGCGGCAAGGACAAGCGGGCGCTGGACCGCGTCTACATCCCCCTGCCCATGCTGATCGCGGAAGATTTGACGCCGGATGCGCTGCTGGAACCGGTCTCGCCGCCGGCCCTGCTGGACATCATCCGCCACCTGGCCAAACGCACCGACGCCCTGCTGGACCAGGCGGAGCCGCTGGCGGCCCAGGTGAAGGATCTGCGCCTGGCGATCGAGGTCGCCATCATCCAGCGCCTGGCCCGCCGCCTGGTGCAGGTGCTGCTGACCCGCGACCCGCTGTCCCAGAACGTGCACCTGGGCAAGGCGGCGACGCTGTGCATCGCCGCGCGCGCCACGCTGTCCACGCTGTGGCGGCGCCTGACGGGCAATGGCGCCACCGCCGTGGCCGCCGGGAAGAAGCCATGA
- a CDS encoding glycosyltransferase, with product MSVLFLIGAIALAVWVVLVFARGLFWLGLERDDMAVVPVAKPGEVLPSGFSHGGLDGGWPSVTAVIPARNEADGIARVITSLGAQDYPGALNIVLVDDGSDDGTADIARHAAETSGSTATLTVLTGAELAPGWTGKMWAVRQGIAHAQAGDFPPDYLWLTDADIAYAPDTLTRLATRAQTENRVLVSLMAKLRCDSWAEKLFIPAFIYFFQMLYPFGRVNDSGSTVARSCRRLHAGGPPGAGAGRRHRQHPRRPDRRLRPGPPHEDARFHLVGPQRPRRQPARL from the coding sequence ATGAGCGTGCTTTTCCTCATCGGTGCCATCGCCTTGGCGGTGTGGGTGGTCCTGGTCTTCGCCCGCGGCCTGTTCTGGCTGGGGCTGGAGCGGGACGACATGGCCGTCGTGCCGGTGGCCAAGCCGGGCGAGGTGCTGCCCAGCGGCTTCAGCCACGGCGGGCTGGACGGCGGCTGGCCATCCGTCACCGCCGTCATTCCCGCCCGCAATGAGGCCGACGGCATTGCGCGGGTGATCACCTCCCTGGGCGCGCAGGATTATCCCGGCGCCCTGAACATCGTGCTGGTGGATGACGGCAGCGACGACGGCACGGCCGACATCGCCCGTCACGCGGCGGAGACCTCGGGCTCCACCGCCACCCTGACCGTGCTGACGGGGGCGGAGCTGGCGCCGGGCTGGACCGGCAAGATGTGGGCCGTGCGCCAGGGCATCGCCCATGCCCAGGCCGGCGATTTTCCGCCCGATTACCTGTGGCTGACCGACGCCGACATCGCCTACGCCCCCGACACGCTGACCCGCCTGGCGACCCGGGCGCAGACGGAAAACCGCGTGCTGGTCAGCCTGATGGCCAAGCTGCGCTGCGACAGCTGGGCGGAAAAGCTGTTCATCCCCGCCTTCATCTATTTCTTCCAGATGCTGTACCCCTTCGGCCGGGTCAACGACAGCGGGTCCACCGTGGCCCGCAGCTGCCGGCGGCTGCATGCTGGTGGACCGCCAGGCGCTGGCGCGGGCCGGCGGCATCGACAGCATCCGCGACGCCCTGATCGACGATTGCGCCCTGGGCCGCCGCATGAAGACGCAAGGTTCCATCTGGTTGGGCCTCAGCGACCGCGCCGTCAGCCTGCGCGCCTATGA
- a CDS encoding NAD-dependent epimerase/dehydratase family protein has product MADKQRLFITGATGFVGAAVARAALARGHDVTVLKRPATPPTNLAGLDVRVVEGDLGDRDSLARGMEGADALLHVAADYRLWAPNPEEIVQNNLRGTRAIMELALERRLKRVVYTSSVAVLAPRTDGVAVDERAVMAPEAAIGAYKRSKILAEQAVLDMVAKDGLPAVIVNPSTPIGPRDLRPTPTGRIIVEAATGKMPAFVDTGLNLVHVDDVAEGHMLAFEKGRLGERYILGGQDVSLQQMLADIAGLVGRKAPTVSIPRGLIYPIAVGAEAVAKITKREPFVTVDGLRMSKYRMFFSSAKAAAELGYTARPYGQALADALTWFKTAGYLA; this is encoded by the coding sequence ATGGCCGATAAGCAGCGATTGTTCATCACCGGGGCGACGGGCTTCGTCGGCGCGGCCGTGGCCCGTGCGGCCTTGGCGCGCGGCCACGACGTCACCGTGCTGAAGCGCCCGGCCACACCGCCCACCAACCTGGCCGGCCTGGACGTGCGCGTGGTCGAGGGCGATTTGGGCGACCGCGACAGCCTGGCGCGCGGCATGGAGGGCGCCGACGCCCTGCTGCACGTTGCGGCCGACTATCGCCTGTGGGCGCCCAACCCGGAAGAGATCGTCCAGAACAATCTGCGCGGCACCCGCGCCATCATGGAACTGGCGCTGGAGCGCCGCCTGAAGCGCGTGGTCTACACCAGCAGCGTCGCCGTGCTGGCACCGCGCACCGACGGCGTCGCGGTGGACGAACGCGCGGTGATGGCGCCGGAGGCGGCCATCGGCGCCTATAAGCGCAGCAAGATCCTGGCGGAACAGGCGGTGCTGGACATGGTGGCCAAGGATGGGCTGCCGGCCGTCATCGTCAACCCGTCCACCCCCATCGGCCCGCGCGACCTGCGCCCCACCCCCACCGGCCGCATCATTGTCGAGGCTGCCACCGGCAAGATGCCGGCCTTCGTCGACACCGGCCTGAACCTGGTGCATGTCGATGACGTGGCGGAGGGCCACATGCTGGCCTTTGAGAAGGGCCGGTTGGGCGAACGCTACATCCTGGGCGGGCAGGACGTGTCGCTGCAGCAGATGCTGGCCGACATCGCCGGCCTGGTGGGGCGCAAAGCCCCCACCGTCAGCATCCCGCGCGGCCTGATCTACCCCATCGCCGTCGGCGCCGAGGCCGTGGCCAAGATCACCAAGCGCGAGCCCTTCGTGACGGTGGACGGCCTGCGCATGTCCAAGTACCGCATGTTCTTCTCCTCGGCCAAGGCGGCGGCCGAGCTGGGCTACACCGCCCGCCCCTACGGCCAGGCCCTGGCCGACGCCCTCACCTGGTTCAAGACCGCGGGGTACCTTGCATGA